One Agrobacterium sp. RAC06 DNA segment encodes these proteins:
- a CDS encoding ABC transporter permease, whose protein sequence is MNATKAETAPSSKSARSFSLGNLIRRRPETITFALLVTICIAVSIANPAFLQPSTLIDIGRASVVMGLFALGVFVILAAGGIDVSFTAIAAFTMYSVTLLVQSYLPGLPIVVIILIAMAGGVLLGVINGLLVHHLRVPSLIVTIGTQYLFRGFLLSFIGTVWIMSLPPQMGAFGRMPLLQFETANGALVTLPFYFLVLPAAAILTWWILNRTLMGRAIFAVGGNANIAERLGYSLRTVHLFVFGYAGALAGLAGIIHVCANRQANPFDLVGTEINVIAAVVLGGARITGGTGTVLGTILGVLLVVVINSVLVLVGIPSTWQRLVVGSFILLAAAFFVTRQRKK, encoded by the coding sequence ATGAATGCGACCAAAGCCGAGACGGCCCCTTCGTCAAAATCTGCGCGCTCCTTCAGTCTGGGCAATCTGATACGTCGACGCCCCGAGACGATCACTTTCGCGCTTCTCGTGACCATCTGCATTGCTGTTTCGATTGCCAATCCGGCCTTTCTTCAGCCGTCGACCCTGATCGATATCGGCCGTGCAAGCGTCGTCATGGGGCTCTTTGCGCTCGGCGTCTTTGTCATTCTGGCAGCCGGCGGCATCGATGTCTCCTTTACCGCGATTGCAGCCTTCACCATGTATTCGGTGACCCTTTTGGTGCAGAGCTATCTGCCTGGGCTTCCCATCGTTGTGATCATACTGATCGCGATGGCAGGCGGTGTCCTCCTCGGCGTGATCAACGGCCTTCTCGTTCACCATTTGCGTGTTCCCTCCCTGATCGTGACGATCGGCACCCAGTATCTGTTTCGCGGATTTCTTCTGTCCTTCATCGGCACCGTCTGGATCATGTCGCTGCCGCCACAGATGGGGGCATTCGGGCGGATGCCACTTCTGCAGTTCGAGACCGCAAATGGTGCCCTCGTCACCTTGCCCTTCTATTTCCTCGTGCTTCCAGCCGCCGCCATCCTGACCTGGTGGATTTTGAATCGGACGCTGATGGGGCGGGCAATCTTCGCCGTGGGCGGCAATGCCAATATCGCCGAGCGCCTGGGCTACAGTCTTCGTACCGTGCATCTGTTCGTCTTCGGCTATGCCGGTGCTTTAGCGGGCCTTGCGGGTATCATTCATGTCTGTGCCAACCGTCAGGCAAACCCCTTTGATCTGGTTGGCACGGAAATCAACGTGATTGCTGCCGTCGTCCTGGGCGGCGCTCGCATTACCGGCGGGACCGGTACGGTTCTCGGTACCATTCTCGGCGTCCTCCTGGTCGTGGTCATCAACAGCGTCCTGGTTCTCGTCGGCATCCCAAGCACCTGGCAGCGACTGGTCGTCGGCAGCTTCATCCTGCTGGCCGCTGCCTTCTTCGTCACGCGTCAGCGCAAAAAGTAA